In Epinephelus lanceolatus isolate andai-2023 chromosome 13, ASM4190304v1, whole genome shotgun sequence, the following are encoded in one genomic region:
- the mtmr9 gene encoding myotubularin-related protein 9 yields the protein MEFAELIKTPRVDGVVLHRPFMPTVEGTLCLTGHHLILSSRQDNTEELWLLHSNIDCIEKRFVGSLGSIIVKCKDLRVIQLDIPGMEECLNIASSIEALSTLDSPSLMYPFFYRPMFEVIEDGWNSFLPEDAFKDLESMTDEWRLSDVNKDFSVCPSYPPLVAVPKDVDDDTLRKVATFRHSGRFPVLSYYHKKNGMVMMRAGQPLTGTNGRRCKEDEKLINATLRPGKRGYIIDTRTISVAQQAKARGGGFESEANYPQWRRIHKAIERSNILQESLIKLVEACNDQSHSMDRWLSKLEASNWQTHVKEILTTACLAAQCIDREGASVLVHGTEGTDSTLQVTSLAQIILDPACRTIRGFQGLVEREWLKAGHPFQQRCAQSAYSNNKPRQEAPVFLLFLDCVWQILRQFPCSFEFSESFLVLVFEHAYASQFGTFLGNSTAERVKLSLPEKTVSLWSWVNRPQELERLTNPLYEANSLVIWPSVAPQSLLLWEGVFLRWNRSSKCLDEAYEEMVHIIEYNKELQNKVNSLRRQLAQLETEDPLLQTP from the exons ATGGAGTTTGCAGAGTTGATAAAGACACCCAGGGTGGATGGGGTTGTCCTACATCGGCCTTTCATGCCCACAGTGGAGGGGACACTGTGTTTGACGGGTCATCACCTGATTCTCTCCTCCAGACAGGACAACACAGAGGAGCTGTGGCTGCTGCACTCAAACATTGACTGTATAGAGAAAAG GTTTGTGGGGTCTCTGGGGAGCATCATAGTCAAATGTAAAGACCTGAGGGTGATCCAGCTCGACATCCCTGGCATGGAAGAGTGTCTCAACATTGCCAGCTCTATTGAG GCTCTCTCCACTCTTGATTCACCCTCCCTGATGTACCCTTTCTTCTACCGGCCCATGTTTGAAGTCATAGAAGACGGCTGGAATTCATTTCTTCCAGAGGATGCCTTTAAAGATTTGGAGTCCATG ACAGATGAGTGGAGACTGAGTGATGTCAACAAGGATTTCAGTGTGTGTCCATCATACCCCCCTCTAGTGGCAGTGCCCAAAGATGTTGATGATGACACACTGAGGAAAGTAGCCACCTTCCGACACAGTGGTCGTTTTCCAGTGCTTAGCTACTACCACAAGAAGAATGGCATG GTGATGATGCGAGCAGGGCAGCCACTGACAGGCACCAACGGGCGGCGGTGTAAGGAAGACGAGAAGCTGATCAATGCCACCCTGCGGCCAGGCAAACGCGGCTACATCATTGACACACGCACCATCAGTGTTGCCCAGCAGGCCAAAGCTCGAGGGGGAGGATTTGAGTCTGAGGCTAACTACCCCCAATGGAGGAGGATCCACAAGGCAATCGAAAG GTCTAACATCCTCCAGGAGAGCCTGATAAAGCTGGTAGAGGCGTGTAACGACCAGTCGCACAGTATGGACCGCTGGTTAAGCAAGCTAGAGGCCTCCAACTGGCAGACTCATGTCAAGGAGATCCTCACCACCGCCTGCCTGGCTGCGCAGTGTATCGACAG gGAGGGGGCGTCGGTGCTCGTTCACGGTACAGAGGGGACAGACTCCACCCTGCAGGTGACCTCCTTGGCTCAGATCATCCTTGATCCGGCCTGCAGGACCATCAGAGGCTTCCAGGGTCTGGTTGAGCGAGAGTGGCTCAAG GCGGGTCACCCGTTCCAGCAGCGCTGCGCCCAGTCAGCCTACTCCAACAACAAGCCTCGACAGGAGGCGCCTGTCTTCCTTCTCTTCTTGGACTGCGTGTGGCAGATCCTTCGCCAGTTTCCGTGCTCCTTTGAATTCAGCGAAAGCTTCCTGGTGCTGGTTTTTGAACACGCCTATGCTTCTCAGTTTGGCACCTTCCTGGGCAACAGCACAGCCGAGAG ggtCAAACTGTCTCTACCTGAGAAGACTGTGTCCCTGTGGTCGTGGGTGAACCGGCCCCAAGAACTGGAGCGTCTGACCAACCCGCTCTACGAGGCCAACAGTCTTGTGATCTGGCCCTCTGTGGCCCCTCAGAGTCTGCTGCTGTGGGAAG GAGTGTTCCTTCGTTGGAACCGCTCATCTAAGTGTTTGGACGAGGCCTACGAGGAAATGGTACACATAATTGAATACAACAAGGAGCTTCAGAACAAAGTGAACAGCCTGCGCAGGCAGCTGGCCCAGCTGGAGACTGAAGATCCTCTGCTGCAGACGCCGtag